One region of Molothrus aeneus isolate 106 chromosome 1, BPBGC_Maene_1.0, whole genome shotgun sequence genomic DNA includes:
- the PDIA4 gene encoding protein disulfide-isomerase A4: MRMRGLWVLVLLLGLAQIALLAQDAAAQEEDGDGEPVTKEADDEGDDDDDEEDDEEDDDSVVKEENGVLVLNDANFDTFTADKDTVLLEFYAPWCGHCKQFAPEYEKIAKTLKEHDPPIPVAKIDATAATSLSSRFDVSGYPTIKILKKGQAVDYDGSRTEDAIVAKVKEVSDPNWTPPPEATLVLTQDNFDEVVNDADIILVEFYAPWCGHCKRLAPEYEKAAQELSKRTPPIPLAKVDATAETELAKKFDVTGYPTLKIFRKGKPYDYSGPREKYGIVDYMIEQAGPPSKQIQATKQVQEFLRDGDDVIIIGVFSGENDKTYQLYQEAANGLREDYKFHHTFSNEIAKLLKVSPGKLVVMQPEKFQSKHESKMHVLNLKDSTDGSEIKEHVLKHALPLVGHRKPSNDAKRYSKRPLVVVYYSVDFSFDYRVATQYWRSKVLEVAKDFPEYVFAVSDEEDYSSEIKDLGLLESGEDVNAAILDEGGKKYAMEPEEFDSDVLRQFVVAFKKGKLKPIVKSQPVPKNNKGPVKVVVGKTFDTIVMDPKNDVLIEFYAPWCGHCKKLEPVYNELGKKYKNEKNLIIAKMDATANDVTNDHYKVEGFPTIYFAPKDKKNNPIKFEGGDRDLEHLSKFIEEHATKLSRTKEEL, encoded by the exons atGAGGATGCGcgggctgtgggtgctggtgctgctgctggggctggctcagATTGCCCTCCTGGCGCAGGACGCGGCCGCACAGGAGGAGGATGGCGACGGAG AACCTGTTACAAAAGAAGCTGACGATGAaggtgatgatgatgacgatgaaGAAGATGACGAAGAGGATGATGATTCTGTagttaaagaagaaaatggtgTGTTAGTCTTGAATGATGCCAACTTTGACACCTTCACTGCAGACAAGGACACCGTGCTGCTGGAGTTCTACGCACCATG GTGTGGGCACTGCAAGCAGTTTGCTCCTGAGTATGAGAAGATAGCTAAAACTCTGAAGGAACATGACCCTCCTATTCCTGTAGCCAAAATCGATGCTACTGCAGCCACTTCACTGTCAAGTCGTTTTGATGTCAGTGGCTACCCAACCatcaaaatcctgaaaaaaggCCAAGCTGTTGACTACGATGGGTCTCGGACAGAAGATG CTATTGTGGCCAAAGTCAAGGAGGTTTCTGACCCCAACTGGACCCCTCCACCCGAAGCTACTCTGGTATTGACCCAGGATAATTTTGACGAAGTTGTGAATGATGCTGACATAATCCTGGTGGAGTTCTATGCTCCATG GTGTGGCCACTGCAAGAGGCTTGCTCCAGAGTACGAGAAGGCTGCTCAGGAGCTCAGCAAGCGCACGCCTCCCATCCCCCTGGCTAAAGTCGATGCCACGGCTGAAACGGAGCTTGCAAAGAAGTTTGATGTCACTGGCTACCCAACTCTCAAAATATTCCGCAAGGGCAAGCCTTATGACTACAGCGGTCCACGGGAAAAATACG GTATTGTCGACTACATGATTGAACAGGCTGGTCCTCCATCCAAACAGATTCAGGCTACCAAGCAGGTACAAGAATTTCTGAGGGATGGGGATGATGTCATCATCATTGGTGTCTTTAGTGGAGAGAATGACAAAACCTATCAGCTCTATCAGGAAGCAG CTAATGGTTTGAGAGAAGATTATAAGTTCCATCACACCTTCAGCAATGAGATTGCAAAACTATTGAAAGTTTCTCCAGGAAAACTGGTTGTCATGCAGCCAGAAAAATTTCAGTCGAAGCATGAGTCCAAGATGCACGTTCTGAATCTTAAA GACTCTACAGATGGATCTGAGATTAAAGAGCATGTTCTGAAACATGCTTTGCCTCTAGTTGGTCATCGCAAGCCTTCCAACGATGCCAAGAGATACTCCAAGCGTCCTCTGGTGGTTGTCTACTACTCTGTGGACTTCAGTTTTGACTACCGTGTTG CTACTCAGTACTGGAGAAGCAAAGTCCTGGAGGTGGCTAAAGACTTCCCTGAATATGTGTTTGCTGTTTCTGATGAGGAAGATTATTCTTCTGAAATAAAGGATTTGGGCCTGCTCGAGAGTGGAGAGGATGTCAACGCTGCCATTCTGGATGAAGGTGGCAAGAAGTACGCCATGGAGCCAGAAGAGTTTGACTCTGATGTACTCAGGCAGTTCGTGGTGGCATTCAAAAAAG GAAAACTGAAGCCAATTGTGAAGTCCCAGCCAGTGCCAAAAAATAACAAAGGGCCTGTGAAAGTGGTAGTGGGTAAAACTTTTGATACCATAGTGATGGATCCAAAGAATGATGTTCTCATAGAGTTCTATGCCCCATGGTGTGGACACTGCAAGAAACTAGAACCAGTGTATAATGAGCTAGGCAAAAAATACaagaatgagaaaaatctgATTATAGCCAAGATGGATGCTACTGCCAATGACGTGACGAATGACCACTACAAAGTGGAGGGATTCCCCACCATCTACTTTGCTCCAAAGGACAAGAAGAACAACCCGATTAAATTTGAAGGCGGGGACAGAGATTTAGAGCATTTGAGCAAATTTATAGAGGAGCATGCAACAAAACTCTCCAGAACAAAAGAAGAGCTTTAG